Part of the Mycoplasma mycoides subsp. mycoides SC str. PG1 genome is shown below.
TAGTGCAAAACATATTCTATTTTTTTAAAATTTTTATATGTATATTAAAAAAGGTGATGTTATGAAACAAAAAACAATTAATCTTCCAAACATTTTAACAACTATTAGAATACTTTTAGTACCAATTATTATTGTTTTATTACTAGTTGATCATTATATGAATGGCTTAGTATTTACTAATTTTAGTAAATTTGCTTGATTTATTTCAGGAGCTATTTTTATTATTGCTTCTTTAACTGATTTTTTAGATGGATGAATTGCTAGAAAATATAATTTAGTAACTAACTTTGGTAAATTTTTTGATCCAATTGCAGATAAATTATTAGTGAATGCTACTTTAATATTATTTTCTAGTTTAGGTGTATTACCAATTTGAATGACAGTGGTTTTGATTTTAAGAGATACTTTTATTGATTTTATTAGAATGATTTTAAGTTCAAAAGGAATTACTTTAGCTGCTGGAATGGGTGGTAAATTAAAAACTACTTTTCAAATGATTGGATTATCATTACTATTTTTTATTAATTTAAAAATATTTGGTTGAAGTGAATGAAATTGACAAAATCAATTAGTTTTGATTCCGATGTATATTGCAACATTTTTTAGTATTTATAGTGGAGTTATTTACTTTTTAAAAGCAAAATCTAATTTATTTTAATGTTTAGTAATTGAGATATATTTTTAAATTATAAAAACTTTACTATAAATCAAGAAATTAAAAATAAACTTGATCTTTATTATCAAATTTTAATACAAGAAAATCAAAAGTATAACTTAACAAGAATAACTGAATTAAATGAAGTTTTTGAAAAACACTTTTTAGATTCTTTATTGTTTGTTGAACAATTTCAAATAATAGATCAAAAAATAGCTGATATTGGAACTGGTGCTGGTTTTCCTGGAATTGTTTTAAAAATCTTTTTTCCAAATATTAAATTAACTTTAATTGAATCTAATAATAAAAAAGCTAATTTTTTAAAATATTTAGTTCAAAAATTAGAATTAAATAATGTTGAAATTTTAAATAAAAGAGCTGAAGAACTAAATGAATATAAAGAACATTTGATATAGTAATTTCACGAGTTGTTGCTTATTTAGATATTATTTTAGAATTAGGTGTGCAATTAGTTAAAGTTGATGGAATGTTTATTTTATTAAAAGGACCTAAAGCTTATCAAGAAATTAAAGATTTAAAAAATAAAGACCAAAAAATGAACTTAAAATTAGTCAATATTCAAGAATTAGAAGATACTGGATTTGGAACTAGAGTTAATTTGTTTTATAAAAAAATAAATCACACTAATAATTTATATCCAAGAAAATATCAACAAATTTTAAAAGAGAGTAAATAATATGAACTATGAAGAACTTGAAATTGGAGATATTATTGAATTAAAAAAACCTCATCCAAGTAAAACAATAAGATGAGAATTAATCAGAATTGGAGCTAAATATAAATTTAGAAGTTGTGATCAATTTGATTTGTTTATTGAATTAAACAGGCAAACTTTAAAAATGCAATTAAAAAAAATCATTAAAAAAACTATTAAATAAATTAATCATTATTAAAAAATAGAAAGGTAAATAATATGGGATTACAAGTTGGAATTGTTGGATTACCAAATGTTGGAAAGTCTACACTATTTAATGCAATTACTAATTCAAAAGTTGAAGCTGCAAATTATCCTTTTGCAACTATAGAACCAAATGTAGGGATTGTTGAAGTTCCAGATTATAGATTAGATGAACTATTTAAAATCTTTAATTCTAAAAAAAGAGTAGCTACAACTATTGAATTTGTTGATATTGCAGGACTTATTGCTGGAGCTAGTCAAGGAGAAGGTTTAGGTAATGCTTTTTTAGCAAACATTAGACAAACTGATGCTATTTGTCAAGTTGTTAGGTGTTTTGATGATAAAGAAATTATGCACGTAGAAAACAGTATTGACCCAATCAGAGATATTGAAATTATTAATTTAGAGTTAATGTTAGCAGATCAAGCAACAGTTAAAAAACGTCTTGATAAAATAGCACCTAAATTTAAATCAGGTGATAAAGTAGCTAAAGTTGAATATGATCTTTTAAACTATTTATTAGATACTTTAAATAAAGGAATTTTGTTAAATAGTTTAACTTTAAATGAAGAACAAACTGATCTTTTAAAAAGTTATCAACTACTAACTAGTAAACCAATTATTTATGTATGTAATGTTAGTGATACTGAATTATTAGAAGATAATGATTATGTTAAAAAAGTTAGACAATTTGCT
Proteins encoded:
- the rsmG gene encoding 16S rRNA (guanine(527)-N(7))-methyltransferase RsmG; this encodes MFSNWDIFLNYKNFTINQEIKNKLDLYYQILIQENQKYNLTRITELNEVFEKHFLDSLLFVEQFQIIDQKIADIGTGAGFPGIVLKIFFPNIKLTLIESNNKKANFLKYLVQKLELNNVEILNKRAEELNEYKEHLI
- a CDS encoding DUF951 domain-containing protein, with the protein product MNYEELEIGDIIELKKPHPSKTIRWELIRIGAKYKFRSCDQFDLFIELNRQTLKMQLKKIIKKTIK
- the ychF gene encoding redox-regulated ATPase YchF; protein product: MGLQVGIVGLPNVGKSTLFNAITNSKVEAANYPFATIEPNVGIVEVPDYRLDELFKIFNSKKRVATTIEFVDIAGLIAGASQGEGLGNAFLANIRQTDAICQVVRCFDDKEIMHVENSIDPIRDIEIINLELMLADQATVKKRLDKIAPKFKSGDKVAKVEYDLLNYLLDTLNKGILLNSLTLNEEQTDLLKSYQLLTSKPIIYVCNVSDTELLEDNDYVKKVRQFAEKSNFQVVKICAKIEEDLSEVSKEEKVEFLKELGIKESGLDQLIRAAYDTLGLQTFFTAGPQEVRSWQFKKDWTAPKCAGVIHTDFFKGFIKADIYSINDLLVLGSEKAIKESGKMRLEGKTYIMQDGDVCFFKFNV
- the pgsA gene encoding CDP-diacylglycerol--glycerol-3-phosphate 3-phosphatidyltransferase; this translates as MKQKTINLPNILTTIRILLVPIIIVLLLVDHYMNGLVFTNFSKFAWFISGAIFIIASLTDFLDGWIARKYNLVTNFGKFFDPIADKLLVNATLILFSSLGVLPIWMTVVLILRDTFIDFIRMILSSKGITLAAGMGGKLKTTFQMIGLSLLFFINLKIFGWSEWNWQNQLVLIPMYIATFFSIYSGVIYFLKAKSNLF